In Arachis hypogaea cultivar Tifrunner chromosome 17, arahy.Tifrunner.gnm2.J5K5, whole genome shotgun sequence, a single window of DNA contains:
- the LOC112762779 gene encoding uncharacterized protein: MFGATTSVLEDLATNGSTYSQRGDATYALKSLLSFDFVFILHMMKEIMGITDKLCQALQQKSQDILNAMHLVSSTKSLIQQLRDSSWGALLEKISSFCNDHAIQIPDMGASFSDIIRSRRKKDVVTVEHHYRVDIFTSVIDFQLKELNSRFSEQATELLILSTSLDPKDAFKLFSVCNICNLAKNFYSLDFSEQEKIQLDNELQHYELDVLSALPTKPCDFTFIEGSASTNGLMASAIVSESNLA; this comes from the exons ATGTTTGGAGCAACAACTTCAGTTCTGGAAGATTTGGCTACTAATGGATCTACATATTCTCAACGTGGTGATGCTACTTATGCTCTTAAatctttattatcatttgattttgttttcattttgcatATGATGAAAGAAATCATGGGAATCACTGATAAACTTTGTCAAGCATTGCAACAAAAATCTCAAGATATTTTGAATGCTATGCATTTGGTTTCTAGTACAAAGTCATTGATTCAACAGTTAAGAGATAGTAGTTGGGGAGCACTTTTGGAGAAAATTAGTTCTTTCTGCAATGATCATGCTATTCAGATACCTGATATGGGTGCTTCTTTTAGTGACATAATTCGGTCTCGTCGTAAAAAGGATGTTGTCACTGTTGAACACCACTATCGTGTTGACATTTTTACTAGCGTGATAGATTTTCAATTGAAAGAGCTAAACAGTAGATTTAGTGAGCAAGCAACCGAGCTCCTCATATTGAGTACATCTTTAGATCCTAAAGATGCTTTCAAGTTATTCAGTGTTTGCAACATATGCAATCTTGCAAAGAATTTctattctttagatttttctgagcaagaaaagattCAATTAGATAATGAGTTacaacattatgaacttgatgtg ctttctgctttgccaaccaagccttgcg ACTTCACCTTTATCGAGGGGTCTGCTTCGACCAACGGCCTAATGGCATCAGCAATTGTGTCTGAGTCAaacttggcatga
- the LOC112765281 gene encoding small ribosomal subunit protein uS13c-like isoform X2 — MAQTLAMPVAPSLALISNPRPLSRAVYFPVLNPPKVRGLSIECARVGGVEIPNNKRIEFSLQYIHGIGRSRARKILCDISVDNKVTKDLSEEELITLRDKVSKYVIEGDLEIEGDSMLQRIGR, encoded by the exons ATGGCACAAACGCTAGCGATGCCCGTAGCTCCCTCTCTCGCCCTAATCTCAAACCCTAGACCTCTTTCCAGAGCCGTCTATTTCCCTGTTCTCAACCCTCCCAAG GTGAGAGGGTTAAGCATAGAGTGCGCTCGAGTTGGCGGAGTGGAGATTCCGAACAACAAGAGAATCGAGTTCTCGCTACAGTACATCCATGGAATCGGAAGGAGCAGAGCTCGCAAGATTCTCTGCGATATAAGCGTGGACAACAAGGTCACTAAGGATCTCAGCGAAGAGGAACTCATCACTCTTAGAGATAAAGTCTCCAAATACGTCATTGAAGGCGATTTG GAGATTGAAGGAGATTCAATGTTACAGAGGATAGGTAGATAG
- the LOC112765281 gene encoding small ribosomal subunit protein uS13c-like isoform X1 — protein sequence MAQTLAMPVAPSLALISNPRPLSRAVYFPVLNPPKVRGLSIECARVGGVEIPNNKRIEFSLQYIHGIGRSRARKILCDISVDNKVTKDLSEEELITLRDKVSKYVIEGDLRRFNVLNIRRLKEIQCYRG from the exons ATGGCACAAACGCTAGCGATGCCCGTAGCTCCCTCTCTCGCCCTAATCTCAAACCCTAGACCTCTTTCCAGAGCCGTCTATTTCCCTGTTCTCAACCCTCCCAAG GTGAGAGGGTTAAGCATAGAGTGCGCTCGAGTTGGCGGAGTGGAGATTCCGAACAACAAGAGAATCGAGTTCTCGCTACAGTACATCCATGGAATCGGAAGGAGCAGAGCTCGCAAGATTCTCTGCGATATAAGCGTGGACAACAAGGTCACTAAGGATCTCAGCGAAGAGGAACTCATCACTCTTAGAGATAAAGTCTCCAAATACGTCATTGAAGGCGATTTG AGGAGGTTTAATGTGCTGAATATTAGGAGATTGAAGGAGATTCAATGTTACAGAGGATAG
- the LOC112764654 gene encoding uncharacterized protein yields the protein MKQRGALWGHEMQMQAAFNQRHHQLGVLRSSSVMMKDRDEELALFLEMRKREKERTDSLLRASDELHADAPLGSNPGTSPLFNIPLATPAPVRKTGADDFLNSENDKNDYDWLLTPPGTPLFPSLEMETQKTVMSQLGGPTSRPNVLKSRLANSLSEPSGRSSLVCKQSAFSPGLSSSSGVTRRPSSSSGNPGSRPATPTGRPTLTTASKPRSSTPTSRATLSSARTAVATNKTTSSTTKPVVSLTKSMISASKTTVAATKPTVPARSSTPLSRSTVRSSTPTSRPTVPSSRSISRASTPTRRPTTPSSAPSISAPSAKASSISKPAPVVSRQPASSHGTSPTVRSRPWNPSEMPGFSLDAPPNLRTSLPERPLSATRGRPGAPSSRSSSVEPAPSGRPRRQSCSPSRGRSSGGSHPTGSSMPAVSRGYSKANDNVNPIVIGTKMVERVINMRKLAPPRLDDKNSPHGNLSGKSSSSPDSSGFGRTLSKKSLDMAIRHMDIRQRVPGNLRPLMTNIPASSMYSVRTGAQRSRTVSVSGSPHATSSNAGSEISVNQNGHCLDSSEIDEDFVSERGGQSPTSVRGR from the exons ATGAAGCAACGAGGGGCATTATG GGGTCATGAAATGCAGATGCAAGCTGCGTTTAACCAGAGGCACCACCAATTGGGGGTGTTGAGGTCTTCTTCGGTGATGATGAAGGACAGGGACGAAGAACTCGCCTTGTTCCTTGAGATGAGGAAACGCGAGAAGGAGCGAACCGATTCGCTGCTTCGCGCCTCTGATGAACTCCATGCTGACGCACCCTTAG GGTCGAACCCGGGAACATCTCCATTGTTTAACATCCCGTTAGCCACGCCAGCTCCTGTGAGGAAGACTGGTGCTGATGATTTTCTCAATTCGGAGAACGATAAGAATGACTATGATTG GCTTCTAACTCCTCCGGGAACTCCACTTTTTCCATCTTTGGAGATGGAAACTCAAAAAACTGTTATGAGTCAGCTTGGTGGTCCAACTTCACGTCCCAATGTATTAAAATCTAGA TTGGCAAATTCTCTGTCAGAACCTAGTGGGAGGAGCAGCCTAGTATGTAAACAATCAGCTTTCTCGCCCGGGTTAAGTTCATCTAGTGGCGTAACTAGGAGgccctcatcatcatcaggaaATCCAGGATCAAGACCTGCAACTCCTACTGGACGCCCTACATTGACCACAGCTTCAAAACCCAGATCTTCAACACCTACTTCTCGGGCTACCTTATCTTCAGCTAGGACGGCGGTTGCTACAAACAAGACCACATCTTCTACAACCAAGCCTGTGGTTTCTCTTACAAAGAGTATGATTTCTGCCTCCAAGACTACGGTCGCTGCAACTAAACCCACAGTTCCAGCTAGATCCTCTACACCTTTGTCAAGATCTACTGTAAGATCTTCAACACCAACTAGCAGGCCTACCGTACCTTCATCCAGGTCCATATCAAGGGCATCTACTCCAACTAGGCGACCAACCACACCATCAAGTGCACCCAGCATATCTGCTCCTTCAGCTAAGGCTTCTTCAATCTCCAAGCCAGCTCCGGTGGTGTCACGGCAACCAGCATCTTCACATGGCACTTCACCAACTGTAAGATCAAGACCATGGAATCCATCTGAGATGCCTGGCTTTTCACTTGATGCTCCACCCAATTTGAGGACATCACTACCAGAAAGGCCACTGTCAGCAACTAGGGGGAGGCCTGGAGCACCCAGTTCTCGGTCTTCATCTGTTGAGCCAGCTCCTAGCGGCAGACCAAGGCGGCAATCATGTTCTCCTTCTAGAGGACGGTCCTCTGGCGGTTCTCATCCTACAGGAAGCTCTATGCCTGCTGTCAGTCGTGGGTACTCAAAAGCAAATGACAATGTCAATCCTATTGTAATTGGCACCAAGATGGTTGAGAGGGTAATAAATATGCGGAAATTAGCACCACCAAGGCTGGATGACAAAAACTCTCCCCATGGTAATCTTTCTGGGAAGTCATCTTCGTCACCAGATAGCTCAGGTTTTGGAAGAACACTCTCAAAGAAATCCTTGGATATGGCTATTAGGCATATG GATATACGGCAAAGGGTTCCAGGCAATTTACGACCATTGATGACAAACATTCCAGCATCTTCAATGTATAGTGTGCGCACGGGGGCTCAGCGTAGCCGTACTGTCAGTGTCTCGGGCTCACCTCATGCCACAAGCAGTAACGCTGGTTCTGAAATTAGTGTAAATCAAAATGGACACTGTCTAGATAGTAGTGAAATAGATGAGGATTTCGTCAGTGAGAGAGGTGGTCAATCTCCGACGAGTGTCCGGGGCAGGTGA
- the LOC112762780 gene encoding uncharacterized protein: MDEYPLSGLESHPRRFKAHWFKSFSWLKYSPEVDATFCLPCYLFSKKSSPFTSGGFRNWKKVNNGKDCAFLSHVGKSLNSPHNIAVKSCKDLLNQLCHIDKVLAKQSSQQVLSNRLRLKASIDTVRWLTFQACAFRGHDESHKSQNQENFFEMLKLLASYNKEVDAVILDNAPQNAIYTSPSIQKEILYVFARKVQNEIRNEISNAKFCLIVDEARDESRREQMALVVRFVDKHGFVKERLIDVVHVKDTTSATLKQEICSALSHHNLNIQNVRGQGYDGASNMRGEWKGLQALIIQECPYAYYVHCFAHQLQLALVVAAKEVVDVHAFFQSLSNIINVVCSS, encoded by the coding sequence ATGGATGAGTACCCTCTTTCTGGTCTAGAAAGTCATCCTCGTCGTTTCAAAGCTCATTGGTTTAAGAGTTTTTCTTGGCTAAAATATTCGCCAGAAGTGGATGCTACATTTTGTCTTCCatgctatttattttctaaaaaatcaAGTCCATTCACATCAGGAGGATTTCGCAATtggaaaaaagtgaataatggaaaggATTGTGCATTTTTATCTCATGTGGGTAAATCTCTTAATTCTCCTCATAATATTGCTGTTAAGTCTTGTAAAGATTTGCTTAATCAATTATGTCACATTGACAAAGTATTGGCTAAGCAAAGCTCACAACAAGTTTTAAGCAATAGATTGCGTCTTAAAGCCTCTATTGATACTGTCAGATGGTTAACGTTTCAAGCTTGTGCTTTTAGGGGACATGACGAGAGTCATAAGTCTCAGAatcaagaaaatttttttgaaatgttaaaattattagctTCTTACAATAAAGAAGTAGATGCAGTTATTTTGGATAATGCTCCTCAAAATGCAATATACACATCACCTTCTATTCAAAAGGAAATTCTATATGTTTTTGCTAGAAAGGTGCAAAATGAAATTCGCAATGAGATTAGTAATGCAAAgttttgtttgattgttgatgaaGCTAGAGATGAATCTAGAAGAGAACAAATGGCACTTGTTGTTAGATTTGTTGATAAGCATGGATTTGTCAAAGAAAGGCTAATAGATGTTGTTCATGTCAAAGATACTACTTCTGCTACTCTAAAACAAGAGATTTGTTCTGCATTATCTCATCACAATCTCAACATTCAAAATGTTCGAGGTCAAGGGTATGACGGAGCTAGTAATATGCGTGGAGAGTGGAAAGGGTTACAAGCTTTAATTATTCAAGAATGTCCTTATGCATATTATGTTCATTGCTTTGCTCATCAATTACAGCTAGCTCTTGTTGTTGCGGCTAAAGAAGTTGTTGATGTTCATGCTTTTTTCCAAAGtttgagtaatattattaatGTTGTGTGCTCTTCTTGA